GAACAGCGGTATCCAATTGACCTTGAACCACATATAGCGGCTTGTTCAATTTTTTGGTTGCTGGTTGGTTATCGACCAAGAACTTTGCAACGACAGGATCCTTTTCAAATCCATCTTTTAAACCTGGATAATCCAAAATGGTCTTGTCTGTATTTTTAGCCAAGAATGTCCCAATATCGGTCATAAATTCGTTCATTAATGGCTGTAGACACTGACCATTGTCCCCTGTCGTTCCTTCGGCTTTTTCAGCAATGAGTTTGGCACCATCTTCAAAAATCGTACTTAAATTAAATTGAGGATCATAGGCACGAATACCGACGCCTGTGTAGGCTGCATAAGCCAGAAGTTCAGAATAGACCGCAATAGATGCACCAGGTGGATATGCGCCTGTTTTTTCACCTGCTGCAATTTGAGCAATCGCAAGCGGTGCAACCTGTGTAATGATGTAGCCTAAACTCGATGCAGGTGCAGTGGCCACAGCCCCCTTGTAGTCCGCATTGGCATTCGCGAATTCAGCGATCGCCAATGATGCATGTCCGCCTTGTGATTGTCCTATCGACATCCATGATTTATTTAAATCTTTGCCGTATTTTTCTTGCACTGCATCAACCGCATAGGTTGCAGATTTTGCAGCGCTACTTAAATTAAGATAAGGATGGATACCACTTGTTCCCAAACCTTCATAATCAGGTGCAACCACCACATAACCTTCTTTCAGTAAACTATTGGCTAAAATTTCAAATCGTTCATTGAAAGGGTTATTACTTGGTGCACATGAATCCCCTATGCCTGTCGTCCCGTGAGCCCAAATCACAACCCGCCAACCATTTTCTGGCTTCGGTGTTTTCGGAAACATGACCATTGCTGTCGCTTTTGCATTTTTCCCTTGAACATTTGGCATCAAATAGGTCATGACTTTGATTGAGGATGCTTCTGCTAAAGTATCTTGACTGTAATTAAGCTCAGATTGGTAAGTTTTCCCAGAACTGTAT
This genomic window from Acinetobacter sp. TGL-Y2 contains:
- a CDS encoding alpha/beta hydrolase family protein — translated: MKMFYKKSLLTLMCSTALLLSACNDDDDKDEYSSGKTYQSELNYSQDTLAEASSIKVMTYLMPNVQGKNAKATAMVMFPKTPKPENGWRVVIWAHGTTGIGDSCAPSNNPFNERFEILANSLLKEGYVVVAPDYEGLGTSGIHPYLNLSSAAKSATYAVDAVQEKYGKDLNKSWMSIGQSQGGHASLAIAEFANANADYKGAVATAPASSLGYIITQVAPLAIAQIAAGEKTGAYPPGASIAVYSELLAYAAYTGVGIRAYDPQFNLSTIFEDGAKLIAEKAEGTTGDNGQCLQPLMNEFMTDIGTFLAKNTDKTILDYPGLKDGFEKDPVVAKFLVDNQPATKKLNKPLYVVQGQLDTAVPYQVTQGLVQQLNALGTTPPAILDIVEGAGHTQAIVQKNTEVVAFVKKHMPAR